The sequence CGATTGACCGGACTCTCCGTGCCTTCGATCGTCAGCGCGAGGTGTCCAGCCAGTCCGGAGTCCACATGCTGAGCGGGTTCGCCCGCCGCCCGTTTCCGCATGAAGATAATGTCGGTGACCACAGCCGTGCCTTCGCGTTTGAACGCATCGGACGGCAGCCGAATCGCGCCCAAGAAGTCGGCCCGTTCTCCGAGATACTCGCGAATCGCGGCGTTCTGCTTGTCGAGCGTAAAGTGCGACGTCACCAGCGAGAGCACACCGCCGGGCTTCAAAGCATCGACCGACTTCGCGAAGAAGTAATCATGCAGGGCGAACTTCTGGCCGTTGTGTTTCAGGTTCACATTGGCAAACGGCACATTGCCAATCACGGCGTCAAGCTGTCCGTCCGGCAGTCTGGTATCGCGGAAGTTCTCAATGCGGATGTCATGCTGCGGATACAACGCCTGAGCAATCCGTCCCGACGTCCGATCCAGCTCGACGCCAATAAACTTCTGCCCCTCGCGAGCATGGCCCATAAAGTTGCCAATCCCGCAGCCGGGTTCCAGCACCAGAGCGTTCTCCGGAACTCCCAGCCGTCCGGCTGCCTCATGCATCGC comes from Planctomycetaceae bacterium and encodes:
- a CDS encoding methyltransferase domain-containing protein → MHEAAGRLGVPENALVLEPGCGIGNFMGHAREGQKFIGVELDRTSGRIAQALYPQHDIRIENFRDTRLPDGQLDAVIGNVPFANVNLKHNGQKFALHDYFFAKSVDALKPGGVLSLVTSHFTLDKQNAAIREYLGERADFLGAIRLPSDAFKREGTAVVTDIIFMRKRAAGEPAQHVDSGLAGHLALTIEGTESPVNRYFHNHPDMVLGDWSRESQL